A DNA window from Mytilus edulis chromosome 14, xbMytEdul2.2, whole genome shotgun sequence contains the following coding sequences:
- the LOC139504169 gene encoding transcription intermediary factor 1-alpha-like encodes MSSNDNTPFCDICQHRDLNKSAEEYCPQCEEALCGDCTEHHNISKSTKSHQTISIEKYNKLPSFIKQISHNCQEHGCILELYCKSHDYFCCKICSISAHKECKEIIYIEDFLTPSKGYQSVALDNIEKVLKKLESNISSTIKDRKRNLTELREQKRVNSEHIKDKRNEINVLLDHLEEELLEKVSALEKTNCEKIAQVVTKLEDEKEKVEGIQKDVESVKMFASNLQIFMGTKAFQESISTNEINVQQIYDNGSLNNVTMKCSFNEKLEGFIKHIKTFGDVEIDNSEKHVSFSWKGDKSAQILKPKSVAKSIETIHVRLGCSDSNNVVVISPDGKQAKELIGASDKLTNPRALFFHKTKHLLLVANYNNGASVYDVI; translated from the exons ATGTCTTCTAACGACAATACACCATTTTGCGACATTTGCCAACACAGGGACCTCAACAAGTCAGCGGAAGAATATTGTCCACAGTGTGAAGAGGCTCTTTGTGGTGACTGTACAGAACATCATAATATATCAAAATCAACAAAATCTCATCAGACCATCTCtatagaaaaatataacaaattaccATCCTTCATCAAGCAAATTAGCCATAACTGTCAGGAGCACGGCTGTATCCTTGAACTTTATTGTAAATCCCATGACTATTTTTGTTGCAAAATTTGTTCGATATCAGCTCACAAAGAATGCAAGGAAATTATTTATATAGAGGATTTTCTTACGCCTTCAAAAGGATACCAATCAGTAGCTTTGGATAACATTGAAAAAGTACTGAAAAAACTGGAAAGTAACATTTCATCTACTATAAAGGACAGAAAAAGAAATTTAACAGAATTACGTGAACAGAAGCGGGTTAATTCTGAACATATCAAAGACAAGCGTAACGAAATTAATGTACTTTTAGACCATTTAGAAGAAGAATTACTAGAAAAGGTATCTGCACTTGAAAAGACAAACTGTGAGAAAATAGCACAAGTAGTAACGAAATTGGAGGACGAAAAAGAAAAAGTAGAAGGAATTCAAAAAGATGTTGAATCTGTTAAAATGTTTGCATCCAATTTGCAAATCTTCATGGGAACAAAGGCATTCCAGGAAAGTatttcaaccaatgaaatcaaCGTCCAACAAATATATGACAACGGGAGCTTAAACAACGTGACAATGAAATGTTCTTTCAATGAAAAGCTAGAGGGGtttataaaacacataaaaacattTGGTGATGTAGAAATTGATAATAGTGAAAAACATGTTTCTTTTTCATGGAAAGGTGACAAATCAGCACAAATTTTAAAACCAAAGTCAGTAGCAAAATCTATTGAAACCATACACGTCAGGTTAGGAT GTTCTGACTCGAACAATGTAGTCGTGATATCTCCAGATGGAAAACAGGCAAAGGAGCTAATTGGAGCTAGTGACAAACTTACAAATCCTCGTGCCTTGTTCTTTCATAAAACAAAACACTTGCTTCTAGTAGCAAACTATAACAATGGAGCCTCGGTGTATGATGTTATTTAA
- the LOC139504170 gene encoding uncharacterized protein — MATNENALFCDFCQNKQLNQSAEEYCPQCEEALCGECRDNHKISKLSKSHQTISIENYNKLPSFIKQISHNCEEHACFLEVYCKSHDSLCCKRCLISSHKECKDTIFIEDFLTPSSRIQSAALDNIEQVLKDLESNISSTLKDRNRNLADLREQKQVIAKNIKEKRQQINILLDHLEEEVLEKAYRMEKVNCLKIEEVIANLNEEKKKVDQIQKEIESVKLFASNQQIFLGTKAFLESVSINKINVQKLYDIGSLNNVTVEFTFNEKLEAVIKEINTLGEMKVNSSEKHVLFSWKSDQSAQIFKSISGPTSIQEINFKLVQKINVGRKFLTGCAISEAGNMLFLQNHRNKLLTYCPNGELHSESSIIHGIYLIGYDLAVVDSQTVAVSSGGNPPSKIHFIDISNAKLHKTINIKDRCYGLSYHNGSFICCTHNNGIELYDTLSQRLNSVKNLPNAPNNVSDTYVTSNEKSIFHSNWQDNSVVCYDYNGQVQWKYTDSLLKKPYGITLDSYSNIYVAGSESNNVVVISKDGNDAKQLIGVSDGILNPRAVYFHKTKNVLLVANYDGVAFLFNVKCSKHSAD; from the coding sequence ATGGCAACAAACGAAAATGCATTATTCTGCGACTTTTGCCAAAACAAGCAACTCAACCAGTCAGCGGAGGAATACTGTCCACAGTGTGAAGAGGCTCTTTGTGGCGAATGTAGAGACAATCATAAGATATCGAAATTATCCAAATCCCATCAAACAATCTCAATAGAAAACTATAACAAATTACCATCCTTTATCAAGCAAATTAGCCATAACTGTGAGGAGCATGCTTGCTTTCTCGAAGTTTATTGTAAATCTCATGACTCTCTGTGCTGCAAACGTTGTTTGATATCAAGTCATAAGGAATGCAAGGACACTATATTTATTGAGGATTTTCTAACACCATCTTCAAGAATTCAGTCAGCAGCTTTGGATAACATTGAACAAGTTCTGAAAGATCTTGAAAGTAATATTTCTTCCACTTTAAAGGACAGAAATCGAAATTTGGCTGATTTACGTGAACAGAAGCAAGTGattgcaaaaaatataaaagaaaaacgtCAACAAATAAATATACTTTTAGACCATTTAGAAGAGGAAGTTCTAGAAAAAGCATATAGGATGGAAAAAGTAAACTGTCTGAAAATAGAAGAAGTGATTGCAAACCTCAATGAGGAAAAAAAGAAAGTAGAccaaattcaaaaagaaattgaaTCTGTAAAACTGTTTGCATCAAATCAGCAAATCTTCCTGGGAACAAAAGCATTCCTGGAAAGCGTTTCCATCAATAAAATTAACGTTCAAAAATTATATGATATTGGGAGTTTAAATAACGTGACAGTAGAATTTACGTTCAATGAAAAGCTAGAGGCggttataaaagaaataaatacacTTGGTGAAATGAAAGTGAATTCTTCTGAAAAGCATGTTTTATTTTCCTGGAAAAGTGATCAATCAGCGCAAATATTTAAATCTATTTCAGGGCCGACATCGATTCAAGAAATAAACTTCAAGCTAGTACAAAAGATTAACGTAGGTCGTAAATTTCTAACTGGATGTGCCATATCAGAAGCTGGAAACATGCTGTTTCTACAAAACCACAGAAATAAACTGCTTACATATTGTCCTAACGGTGAACTACATTCCGAATCAAGTATTATACATGGCATATACTTGATTGGTTATGACCTGGCAGTGGTTGATTCTCAAACGGTTGCCGTATCAAGTGGCGGAAATCCTCCTTCAAAAATTCACTTTATTGATATAAGTAATGCAAAATTGCACAAAACGATTAACATAAAAGACCGGTGTTATGGCTTGAGCTATCACAATGGATCGTTTATTTGTTGCACTCATAATAACGGTATTGAACTATATGACACGTTGTCTCAAAGATTGAATAGCGTGAAGAATTTACCCAATGCACCTAACAATGTAAGTGATACGTACGTTACCTCAAATGAAAAGAGCATTTTTCATTCCAACTGGCAAGATAATTCTGTCGTATGTTACGATTACAATGGACAAGTACAATGGAAATATACTGATTCATTGCTCAAAAAACCATATGGTATCACCTTAGATTCATATTCCAATATATATGTTGCTGGGTCTGAATCAAATAATGTCGTAGTGATATCTAAAGATGGGAACGATGCCAAACAGCTCATTGGCGTTAGTGACGGAATTTTAAATCCTCGTGCCGTATATTTCCATAAAACCAAAAACGTACTTCTTGTTGCTAACTATGATGGCGTTGCCTTTCTGTTTAACGTTAAATGCAGTAAACATTCTGCTGATTGA
- the LOC139503761 gene encoding putative leucine-rich repeat-containing protein DDB_G0290503, with protein MATNDNTPFCDICQHRDLNKSAEDYCPQCEEAHCVDCRDHHKISKLSKSHQTISIDKYNKLPSFFKQISHNCQEHACILEFYCKSHDSLCCKICSISDHKECKEIIFIEDFLTSSKGHPSVALDNIEKVLKDLEINISSAIKDRSRNLTELRDQKQVIAKQIKEKRQEIDILLDNLEKALQENASVIEKEYSKQIEDVIAKLNEEKKKVDEIQKDIESVKRFATNIQIFIGSKTFQEKVSTNELSVQLLYDNGSFENLKMVSTFNEKLNGLVNELKTFGNIKVENCEKHVSFSWKSNKSAQIFRSTPLEKSIENLRVRLVRKITIDYDGISGCAMSETGNLFFLPMYKNKLLSYSQTREFLSESCIEPKISNIGYDLSVVDSNTVAVSSGGNGYKIYFFDMESEKLRQVFDTGDYCYGFSHHNGSIMCCTFNKGIKIFDRLHQNLKNVRILPNAPRFVQDSYVTSNENNIFHSNCNDSTVICYDFSGQVQWKYTDSLLKRPHGITLDHKNNVYVAGSESNNIVVISKDGKQAKELVGSRDGISNPHALYFEKNKSILLVTNYNGVAFLYDVS; from the coding sequence ATGGCCACGAACGACAATACACCATTTTGCGACATTTGCCAACACAGGGACCTCAACAAGTCAGCAGAAGATTACTGTCCACAGTGTGAAGAGGCTCATTGTGTAGACTGTCGAGACCATCATaagatatcaaaattatcaaaatcacATCAGACCATCTCTATAGACAAATATAACAAATTGCCATCCTTCTTCAAGCAAATTAGCCATAATTGCCAGGAGCACGCCTGCATACTTGAATTCTATTGCAAATCTCATGACTCTCTTTGCTGCAAAATTTGTTCGATATCAGATCACAAAGAATGCAAGGAAATCATATTTATAGAAGATTTTCTTACGTCATCCAAAGGACACCCATCCGTAGCATTGGATAacattgaaaaagttttgaaagaTCTGGAAATAAACATTTCTTCCGCTATAAAGGACAGGAGTCGAAATTTGACTGAATTACGTGACCAAAAACAAGTGATTGCAAAACAAATTAAGGAAAAACGTCAAGAAATTGATATACTTTTAGACAATTTAGAGAAAGCATTACAAGAAAATGCATCTGTAATTGAAAAAGAATACAGTAAACAAATAGAGGACGTGATTGCAAAATTGAATGAGGAAAAAAAGAAAGTAGACGAAATTCAAAAAGATATTGAATCTGTAAAACGGTTTGCTACCAATATACAAATCTTTATAGGATCGAAGACATTCCAGGAAAAGGTTTCTACCAATGAACTGAGTGTTCAGCTTTTATATGACAATGGGAGCTTTGAAAACTTAAAAATGGTATCTACGTTTAACGAAAAACTTAACGGATTAGTCAACGAGTTGAAGACATTTGGTAATATAAAGGTGGAAAATTGTGAAAAGCATGTTTCCTTTTCATGGAAAAGTAATAAATCTGCACAAATATTTAGATCTACTCCATTGGAGAAATCAATTGAAAACTTACGTGTCAGGCTAGTACGTAAAATAACCATAGATTACGATGGTATTTCTGGATGTGCCATGTCAGAAACTGGAAACTTGTTCTTTCTACCAATGTACAAAAATAAGCTTCTTAGTTATAGTCAAACAAGGGAATTTCTTTCCGAATCATGCATCGAACCTAAAATAAGCAACATTGGATATGACCTTTCAGTGGTTGATTCTAACACGGTAGCTGTATCAAGTGGAGGAAATGGCTACAAGATTTACTTCTTTGATATGGAAAGTGAAAAATTGCGTCAAGTATTCGATACAGGTGACTACTGTTACGGCTTTAGCCATCACAATGGTTCAATTATGTGTTGCACTTTTAACAAAGGCATTAAAATATTTGACAGATTgcatcaaaatttgaaaaatgtccGAATACTGCCTAATGCACCACGATTTGTACAAGATTCCTACGTaacttcaaatgaaaataacatttttcattcaaactGTAATGATAGTACTGTCATATGTTACGATTTCAGTGGACAGGTACAATGGAAATATACCGATTCGTTGCTAAAACGTCCTCACGGAATCACCTTAGATCATAAAAACAACGTTTATGTTGCTGGTTCTGAATCGAACAATATCGTAGTGATATCAAAAGATGGCAAGCAAGCCAAAGAACTAGTTGGGTCTAGGGACGGAATTTCAAATCCTCACGccctttattttgaaaaaaacaaaagcatACTTCTTGTCACTAACTATAACGGAGTTGCCTTCCTATATGACGTTTCATAA
- the LOC139503760 gene encoding uncharacterized protein, which yields MATKEIATFCDICLTRDLNKLAEEFCPQCEEVLCGDCRNHHKISKSSKSHQTISIGKYNKLPSLIKQIKHTCEEHDCSLEFYCKSHDSLCCKLCLISGHKECKETIFIEDFLGPSSRHQSAALDNVEKILKNLECNIASAIKDRNRNLTDLREQKQVIAEQIKEKRLKINTVLDNLEETLLKQVSAIENEYGRKIEEVIAKLEDEKKNVDEIKEDVDSVKMFGSNLQIFIGTKEYQEKVSNNEINIQMLNDNGSLNNVTMDCVFDEKLEGLLKEVKAFGDTKVNNSEKHVSFSWKGDRSAQLLKSISRAGSIERMSVRLVSTININRNGLTGCTLLESGDMLFVREYRNHLLKVCPNGEFHSEIRINPAQKDIGYDLAMVDSSTVAVSSSGNEPYKIYLIDTNRAETRQVFDINDFSYGLSYYNESFICCTFNNGIITFNRSYKNIPNIRILPNVPKQLSKHYVTSNENCMFHSNCDDNSVVCYDFNGQVQWKYSDSMLRKPYGITLDSYSNVYVAGFESNNIVVISKDGRQAKELIGASDGILNPRAIYFHKTKNILLVTNYNRTAFLFDVI from the coding sequence ATGGCCACTAAGGAAATAGCAACATTCTGTGATATTTGCCTAACCAGGGACCTAAATAAGTTGGCGGAAGAATTCTGTCCACAATGTGAAGAGGTTCTTTGTGGAGATTGTCGAAATCATCATAAGATATCGAAATCGTCAAAATCACACCAGACCATCTCCATAGGCAAATATAACAAATTACCATCGTTAATCAAGCAAATAAAGCATACATGTGAGGAGCATGACTGCTCCCTTGAATTTTATTGCAAATCTCATGACTCTCTTTGCTGCAAACTGTGCTTGATATCAGGTCATAAGGAATGCAAGGAGACTATTTTCATTGAGGATTTTCTAGGACCATCTTCAAGACACCAGTCAGCAGCTTTAgataatgttgaaaaaattctgaaaaatctGGAATGTAACATTGCTTCTGCTATTAAAGACAGAAATCGAAATTTGACTGATTTACGCGAACAGAAGCAGGTGATTGcagaacaaataaaagaaaagcgTCTAAAAATCAATACAGTTTTGGATAATTTAGAAGAAACATTACTGAAACAGGTGTCTGCAATTGAAAACGAATACGGCCGAAAAATAGAAGAAGTCATTGCAAAATTAGAGGATGAAAAAAAGAATGTAGACGAAATTAAAGAAGATGTTGATTCTGTTAAAATGTTTGGATCCAATTTACAAATCTTCATTGGAACAAAGGAATACCAGGAAAAAGTTTCAAACAACGAAATTAACATTCAAATGTTGAACGATAATGGAAGCTTAAACAATGTGACAATGGATTGTGTTTTCGATGAAAAGTTAGAGGGGTTACTGAAAGAAGTAAAGGCATTTGGTGATACAAAGGTGAACAACAGCGAGAAGCATGTTTCCTTTTCTTGGAAAGGTGATAGATCAGCACAACTGTTAAAATCTATCTCGAGGGCAGGATCAATTGAACGTATGAGCGTCCGGCTTGTTAGTACGATTAACATAAATCGCAATGGTCTCACAGGATGCACACTGTTAGAATCTGGAGATATGTTATTTGTTCGAGAATACAGGAATCACCTGCTTAAAGTTTGTCCTAACGGTGAATTCCATTCTGAAATACGTATCAATCCTGCTCAAAAGGACATTGGATATGACCTTGCAATGGTTGATTCAAGTACGGTAGCTGTATCAAGTAGTGGAAATGAACCATACAAGATTTATCTTATTGATACTAATCGAGCAGAAACACGTCAAGTATTCGATATAAACGACTTCTCTTACGGATTAAGCTATTACAATGAATCATTTATATGTTGCACATTTAACAATGGTATTATAACATTTAATAGATCGTATAAAAATATACCGAACATCCGGATACTGCCTAATGTACCCAAACAGTTATCAAAACACTACGTTACTTCAAATGAAAATTGCATGTTTCATTCCAACTGTGATGACAATTCCGTCGTATGCTACGACTTCAATGGGCAAGTACAATGGAAATATTCCGATTCAATGCTTAGAAAACCATATGGCATCACTTTGGATTCTTATTCCAACGTTTATGTTGCTGGGTTTGAATCAAACAACATCGTAGTGATATCGAAAGATGGAAGGCAGGCGAAAGAACTAATTGGAGCTAGTGATGGAATTTTAAATCCTCGAgccatttattttcataaaaccaAAAACATACTTCTAGTAACAAACTATAACAGAACTGCCTTCCTATTTGACGTTATATAA